ACTAGAGCCTCTAAAATGCACCAGCACTAGAACAAAAATACACCTCAAAATGAGACATACAAGGATCAACCATAGGTAGGACAAATCAACAAGAGACCGCCTTCAATCCTCCTGACCTATATATCGAGATCCAACTTGACTCCTCCAAAACTCTAAAGGTTCCAGCTTAAAGTAGGGTATCCACCCAATTAATAAAAGGAATAGGGGAAGTAAGAGTTTTTTTCCTAAAAACCATTTACAAGATAAACTTTTCACTCtatctactccctccgtcccaaaatgagTGAGTTAGTTGACTGTTTCACATATGTCAATGTGTAGCTTTAaccattaatatatttaattgtataatagtaacaattataaaagaattgatattttgaaaatactcatcgaacTGAATCTAACatctcatatgttaatatttattttaacttaTTACTCCAttcggtcctatatataagaaactttttactttttagattcctTGGAGAATGagtgtatttagactatataaTTGTCTAGATATATCAATTtcacaatgaatctaaaaaattaattttttcttataaataggaCCGGATGGaacaatagaaaaatataataaaaataatatgtatGAATATGCATAATGTCAACTGTTTCACTCATCGTATGACAAATGGAGTATAAGACAAGATTTTTATATTAACTTATTTACATGACGTTTATACATGACGTGTATTATGATGACCAACTTCCCTTGGTTCTGTTGGTCATACTTCAATATCATTGACtttatatttaatgaatttttatcGGTGACTTTACAATGTGTTGCTTAATGTGGCCAATCGAGCATATTTGCATttcttgaaatattttatttaagagTTTGTTAGGAGATATACTAAAATAGAAACTCAACATTTAAgtatacaagaaatttaatgtttcaaaagttaaaatgcacaaattaatatttaatatatttaattattatatttttgttatttagatttatttaaatatatttgctATTTATTTATAGATAAGGAGAAGCTCCCCAGCACGTCTGAAGTGTGCATGTGTAATCACGGAGCTTGTCAAGTGGCACACCTATGCAGATCTGAGCATTAAATGCGGGCGGagattttctctattttttttaaaaaatagacgATACAATTATTAAagttttgttaaaatataatacaataatatcaataatatcTTTGATTTActtcaaaacaataataatcaacatttccatttcatttcggaaatggagaggatctctaCTCATTAAATGGGCACATAACTAAAAAATCAAACGTGCAAAATTCAAAGGACACTTTGTTTGTTGAATGCTGACATATGTCCTAGCCGAGATATGAATGCAGTTACACTTTCAAGAGGTATAAAGCTGGAAATAAGCTTATCAATTGTACACACTAGTATAATTCGGCCTCTAAAGTGTCCAAAATAATCTGGTCTCTAAATCAAATACTAAAAGCgaattttttaatagtttaaaaaattaaaattatcacTTACAAAAAATATCGGGCAGCAATTTCATAATTTCGAGGGCGCCTAAAATCTTAAGGACGACCATGATTGTGGGAAccataaaaacaatttttaaaattggacataaaaaaccaacttttaaattatttgtttaataaTGGATAaatagtgaattttttttttttaagcagttCATAAATGTAAACCTATTGGGaaccaattttaaaccaaattaaaactattttaaaatttagttagtATTGTACTAAAATGGTTTATAGAAACTTAATTGAATTGTCTCATGAGTTTAACATAGTTGGTaggatattgcattatatatgtagggggcGAGATTTGAActccggtcatcccacttatccatcttacgggtgaaatttctaggttgacaaataaaaaaacttaattaaattattgatgTGCTTTAATTCAGTTCAATTTATAAACTATATATGATAACctctttttaacttttttataatcaaaatagAATTTCAACCCTTGCAATTCACAAATACCTTTAAATGTTATGTAAGCAAACTAAAGGGTTATTACCTATGAAGCACGTCCGACAAAGACACCGCTACACGACACAGAtacggacaccgcgacacgacacagacacggacaccgcgacaccgctaatgtaaaaaatataggacactgacaccgctacatatttataaaagatataaattaagagtcaaaatatatacatgtaaatctaagttaagcaaattatttttttaaaaaaaaattaaaataagatatgatattattttacctttatttatccatctatttttgaaaaagctaaaaatattgtaattaaaatgtaatattttcAATCACTCATTGattaatattgttgtttcgacacattttaactcttgtagatatgtgtGATATGTGCCTAAGGAGAgtataaacaaagaaaaaacaaatttttttgggacacttgtccgacacgtgtcgtacgagtgtctttacaggtgtcggacaccaaTCAAAGGAGTGtcgaaattaaatttttttggacaCCGATCTGATCCATCTGACACGTGTCGTATGAGTGTCATACGAGtatcggacaccgacacgtgtcggacgcCGCAATACgtctaatcatagaggtgttgTGCTTCCTAGGTTTTTACACCAATCAACATAACCCGTTAAATTAATGAGTACGCGTATTTATGGATCGAGTACATTTTTGCAAAAGGACCACTTATTGGAATTCAATATGCCTAATACAATTGGtcaacataattttattttttttacgaaaaaaacaacgatattcattcattcaaatcgaCATAGTACAtcaatcgaaatcattacatattcaaatttactaaaaactaaaaaagatgaatctgcaaacaagctcacagcatccgagttaatagcataaaaatGACAACTCCACTTGTTACTGCTGCATTTCGTTCATCTCAGTGTAATCAATGTTACGTGTTCAATGATGAAAAGTATGTGGTTTTGGATTATGGTAGAGGATTTGATAAGAAAACTAGAGTTATTGGTGGTCCAATTCATATTGCTGATGGATTTCCAATGTTTGCAAACACCCCATTTGCAATTGGAATTGATGGTTCCTTTGACAATGATGGAAATGACACATTCTTTTTCAAAGGAGATTAATGTGCCAAATTAGACTTCGCTCCAGATACCGGAGATTCCAGATTACTTATGGGTCCTATTTCAATCACATCCATGTTTCCTGATCTCAACGCAAACACACCATTTACGACAGGATTAAATGCTGCAATGAGGTCCAACACTgggaaaattgtatttttattcagTGGACCTCAGGTCGGCTCCTTCGACTATGAGACAAGGCGTCTCGAGCAAACTAGAAGCATTTCCGATGCATTTCCTCATTTTGTTGGTACAGCCTTTGAATTCGGACTTGATGCAGCTTTTAATACTCACGGTAGGAATGAAGTATATATTTTCAAAGGAGAATACTATGCACATTTCAATCTTGTAACTAGCGAGTTTATTGGTTTTATCAGGAAAATCCTTACTGACTGGCCTGCTCTTAAGCGCATAATATAATATATCctcatgcatgcatgcatgcggAAAATCatgttatttaaatttttcaactCAATGTAATGTCACGAGTATGTGTGTGCTAATAAGTGTGCTAGGCTAGCTAGCTAGATCCTGCTAGTTTGCCGCACATCTTGTGGTTTTTTATATCTTGTTTTCTTGATGTTTTATTTTACAACATCATGTAAGATGTATGTGCGTGTGGTTGTTCGGTTCCTTTTCTTATTGTAATAAATATGTCACTCGATTTACTTTCCATTTGTTCTTAGTAAGACATACATATAAATTTTTCACCTCAACCACCACTTAATTATTTGTCTTGATTTACCCACGACTAAACCATCAATAATATTACCCGCAATTAAACCATCTAtgatgtttgtgtttttttggcACAACTTTACCCATAACTTAGCCGTTGGCAATATATCTAATTAGATTATGCTATTTTTGTTTCACCAATGTGCAGATGTGTTGGCCAACTTTGGTTGTTCCTTGAATGAAGACATTTATTTTATGAGACTTGTCCGAGTCAAGTTAGTCACTTGTTAGCAGATGATGTTATAGGGGTTGAGATTCCTCGGTTGACTTAATTTGGTGTAGtgctccttttctttttctgggCTTAGGCCTTGtatgtaataaaaaaagatTCGCAGGAAAGACAGTAGGTCACTATTGGACACGCTTAAAAATGATCTGACTTGTTAGCATGTTCATTTAGCTTTATCATCCGACTTATCTTAAGtaaattaaataactaattaaTAGGACTACACACAATTTGTCTGTACAAGTGACTTAAAGGATCAGTAGAGATATAAAAGAATTTAGCCATGTTGATAAGTGTTAAATGGTATTGAAGATGGGGAGGATTGTGCATAAATTAACTCACTTTGTGTTGGAGTGCAAAAGAAATGTCAAGGAGAGTAATGGTCAAATAATTAAGGATACCGACCAGTTGCCGGTATAATAAAGGATCCGACAATAGGTCTCCCTCATCACGGCAATATTTTACATTAACCTCAATAGGAGTATCAACTGGATTGGCTAAAGTTAAACCCGCCAAAGAAATCAAGTTTTTAGTATATTTATATTGATGGAGAAAAATTCCCTTAGAATCGCAACAAACCACAAGGCctaaaaaatagtgaaaatcaCCAAGATCTTTCGTATTAAAAGaatgctggagctggtgtttaATGCGTTGAATTGCAGCATGATCAGAACCAGTAATaatcatatcatcaacatagataaGTAGAAGAACAATACCGGTTGTCGTGCGATGAATGAACAAGGAAGAGTCAAATTAACTTTtagtaaaagaaaaaccaaTAATAGTTATAATGGTCTATGTCAGTACGCTACTGTGTAAGATTCATAGCCCATTCCAGCAAGATGTTATATGTTGGAAGACTCTTCCTCAACTTGACTCAATAAGTCTTGAAATGATGGTTGGTTCAAATATGATATTGGGATCACAAACTGCTTATGTTTCTTTCCAACATAGCCCTTTATCACTTCTGCAGATTTTGATGCTGTTTGGTTGGCAGTTAACGATGCCCGTCAAATAACATTTAAACGGAAACCCATTTTTGGTGATtgtttgaaggagaagaaaagaCTCAACAGAGAAAAGATATAAAAAACTTTAGAAGGATGTAACTAACACCTGAGGATGCCAATGATTTGTGGTGTGTTTGAAGGCAATTTGTAAGTATATTTATAGTTATTTAGGTTCTTTGGAATTCTAAATCCaagctaaattattgtttgAAAGAGTTAAAAGGGTATGATGATATAGCATGTGATGTCTTAAGATTGTACCCCACCCTTTCAAGGGCAACCTCATATTTGTTTATGCATTAACTAGCATTTCATAATTGTGTAAACATTCTTTATTATGATGATAGTGTTGATGTCCGTCTTGTATCTACCTAACGAACTGTATGGTAATGGATCATAGACATTACCCTTTCTTTAAGGGGAGACATTATCTACCATGCAATTAATCTGACATTGACACTTGAGAAAGTCCTCCAAAACTGTATGGTAATGGATCATAGACACTTGCCTTTGTTCAAGGGGAGACATTATCTACCATGAAATTAATTTGATGTTGAAACTTGAGCAAGTCCTCCAAAACAACACCATGTGATCTCTCACATGTAATTGTTTCCATAGCTTCCATAACTAACATCCATCACATGGTCCTCCTTCAACTTGCCGACTGTTTGTTACATATCCTTTCATCTATATATATTCATAGCTGCAGGCATTTAGAATCAACACAAATCATTCACATCCCAACACATTTGAAGTTCTAAAGCTTTTTAGATTAATCTCTTCTTTTCAACACATACAGAAATGGGTTTTCGTTTACCTAATATCATCAGATCAAAGGCATCATCTTCAAAAGGTGTCCCAAAGGGATATCTAGCTGTGTATGTAGGAGAGCAAATGAAGAGGTTTGTGATTCCCATATCATACTTGAACCAAATCTCATTTCAAAACTTACTGAACCAATCTGAGGAACAATTTGGATATGACCATCCAATGGGTGGTATCACTATTCATTGCAGAGAAGATGTTTTCTTAGAAATCACTTCTAGTTTGAATTAGATAACTGCTAACTCTCTGTCGATATCACAATACTGACATAGATATATGACCAATTTTGTAGTAGTAGTTTCTCACCTTCAAAAGATTGtctattttgttgttattagaCTTGGTTGTGCAAAAGTTCATCTCAATGAGAAAATATTGATTATAACTATTACTGTGTTTCTCTGTGCTTAAATATCAATCTGAAAATCAAAGACTCTATTTGCTAAATGTTCAgtttagaaaataaatgaagCATTGATTCCCTCTGCTGCAGAAAAATGGAAAGTTAAAAGTAACATTCATGATTTAATGATCATAAATGAAGTATTTATTGAACAAAAAAACTATGCAGAGAAAAACATAGTTATTGAATAAGAACTTAGATAACAAAAATTATGGTTTAtgaaataatgatattttttttttttgctaaggAAAAAGAAACTTATATTAAAATGCCTACGCAGAAGAATTGCATGAAtgtaaaacaatacaaaaaagaaatcaaAGAGAGTTAAACCTAAAACTATCTCAAGATTCCCACACAACAAAGCACCAAATTCTGCCACCGTTTGTCTGTGTCTTGTATAGAAGTATAATCTGTGTCTTTAAAATAGTATTTTGAGAAATAAAAGCAACAAATTATCTTTTCAACGCGCTGAAAGAAATAACTATTATTGTGATTGGTTTTATTTTTCCACAGTTGGAACGTGTTGTAACCTGGAAGCCACACTTTGGAGTGGCTAGTCAAGAAATCCAATGCAAAAATGAGATTTGGTTCTTAGATTCTGGACGTAGTAACCATATGACAGGACAAAAAGATTGGatgtttgaatttgatgaaaaattTAGGGATTCAGTCAAACTGAGTGATGGTTCAAAAATGGTAGTCATGGGGAAAGGGAAGGTGAAATTGAACATCAATAACATTACTTATGTCATCAGTAATGTGTATTATGTGCCTGGTCTGAAAACAAATCTCCTGAGCATTGGTCAGCTTCAACAAAAATCTATCACAATCATCTTCGAAAAAGATTTGCGCAAGGTCTTCCATGATGACAAAGGGTTGTATTCACTACACAGATGTCAAATAATAGAATGTATGTGGTTTATGCACTTGTGCTAATTCCTATGTGCCTAAAAACTGATAAGCAAGTAGACACACAATTATGGCATAACAGATATGATCACTTGAGCTTTAAAGGTTTAAATACCTTGTCTCAGAAGAAATTGGTAAGATGGCTACCTGAAtttgaagaaatagaaaaaaaaacctgTGTAGATTGCTTGGCTGACAAGAAACACAGAGATTCAATTCCAAATCAAGCAAATTGGAGGGCTAGTGAAAAACTTGAATTAGTTCATTCTGACATTTGTGGACCCATAACTCCTCAATCAAATGGTGGAAACAGgtaccaaggttttaaattgcggttgcggtcgtggatgcggttgcggttgcaGGTATTGCGATTGCGGCTAATGCGGACACTGCGATGCAATTGCGGCCGTTGCGgtgtgaaataattttttatccgcccaaacacagaaaaaatactataattatggtaattccttatatatcttttacttataattctatataaattttaattcatttttaagtcaTCGAGACATAAGAAGACGGAAACTCTAAAATGAAAGgacataaaggaaaaaataaaggtgAGATTCTCTGAATTTTTACGAAAAGGAATATTGGATTGAACCGTTGCGGCCGTTGCAGTCAAAACTCCGTTGTGTTGCGGTGAAATGCTGTTGCGTTGCGGTTGCGTTGCGGCATCACGTGTGATttcactagtgcagaaaggagaTACAACTACTGGCCAAACAGACTTTctactactggccgcggccagtagtaaATGCAGTCGACGTTGTAAGTACAACTTTCCACGTCGGGTAtttttatacccgtcgtggtatgtgtagtttcttctgtaattattatttaatattatggggattccacgtcggtttttacaaatacccgtagtggtatgtatgagattccactacgggtatttacaatatcagtagtggtatgtatggtttccagtttttttttttaagaattggggattccactacgggtatttacaaatacccgtagtggtatgtatgagattccactacgggtatttacacatatccgtagtggtatgtatggtttccagttttttttttttttttaagaattggggattccactacgggtatttacgcatacccgtagtggtatgtatggtttccagttttttttttttataattgaggattccactacgggtcatTACtcttacccgtagtggtatgtgtagttttcactactgattgttataaatatcagtagtggtatgttagtttttttttttttttcgtttttttgtagCTTCTTGTGCATTAATTATATCGTCTACACTTTTCCGGCACATAAATTATACAACATAATTTCAAGTCACTGGTAGCTAATAACGCACAACAAAATTCAAGATATGCTATAGTTTCAATTTATTAAAATGGGCCCATGAAAAAAAGTCAAGATACAACTATAGTTTCAATTACCACACAACTGAAACTTATTAATGCCTCAATAATCAAGGCAACACAACTCCAAAATTCTACTGCCATATGTTCCTGCTACATTACTACTCCTGATCCTATAATTACACCCAATGTCATAACAAACTACACAAAAATTTGATAGTAATAAACTCAACAGATGATTTTCTTCCTGGAATTTAAACTTCTTTATTCCATTTCTGGATGATCTTGATCCCATATTCGAACCTAAAAATGCCATATTAGTAAGAGTTACAATTCTGAAAGAATCAATTAGATGTAGCAGACTAGCAGTAATAAAATGGGTGAATAGAAAGTCCTGATCACAGAAGGACTGCAAACAATATGCAAGAATATCTAGTTTTTAACTCAACTACAGGCTTTCTAAGAAATTTTAAACAGATACATTTTTGCTTACTATGTGTTCACCAGCAGTTGCTTATTTTCCAAACTCGGAGAAGGACCTGCCAAAGAAATAAGTAACTCATAATTCATATATCAAAGAGAACTAAAACCaatcttattttttaatttaccaGTCAACTAAGGATGCATTTTCTCCATCGCGCGGAAACAAAATAGTAGGTTGTTCATGAGGCTTGTTGACCTGTTGTTTGAAAGTTCAGTTAAATTCCATCCCTACTGCAATCCAAGTGCCAAACTTATAGTAGCTTAGTGAAACTGTGAAAGTAAGATATGTAACCTtcgaaatatatatatttccttCCTTAGAACCGCTACCTATGTTCAATGCATCAGGGCTAATTGCAGACTAGAATTGCATACATCGGACAGAGATAAAGTCGGGACTCGAAAGAAACTGAATGCAAAGAAAATTAGGTTACAAGCAAAATTATCACCTTCATATGAGATGATAAAGTACCACCTTCATAGGATCTTAAAGGCCCCCTTTCAAGTTGAAGTGTATTATATAGATAAATTCTACAAGGAAGAAACAGTTTAATGTTTTGTAGTGTGTTCTCTAAACCATGACTCGACtctcaaaaatataaattctaCAAGGAAGAAACAGTTTAATGACTTGTGATTATATGTGATATCAGACATACCAACATAAGCAAAGAACAAGCAGTATAGTGCTGCAACAATGGGAGGGGGGATGGATGCGAATACTGCTCCAAATTTTCCTACACAGTGAAGAAAAAATAGTAAGtgttgaaagaaagaaatacaCTAGTTACAAACATTGCACTTGAGATTTTCAACTCAcctaaaattgaaaagaaaatcataaaCCCGGCGGATATTTGCACCACTCTTCGACTGCCAACACGTGTCAAAGCCAAAAGACCAGCATTTTCTCTAtaaggaaaccaaaaacacATATCTTTCATCAATAAGGATGTCAATTCCTCTTAATTAAAATGCTGTATACAAAAATAACGGCTACATTCTTACACAGATACAGAAGATCCAATGTCGGTTCCAAACAATCCTGATAACAGAATGCCAACACCCTGAAAAGAATTGATAAAATGTATAATCATCAGTGTTGACTTTAAACTACTATTGTGTATATTTAAATGCAAAGTACCAGCTACATTTGTACCTGCCAACCAATACCCCGACTAAGAATTGTTGGTGGTAATGGTGTTGCACTTGCGAACCGATAAACAACAATAAAAGCTCCACTGGACTGtttgtaacaaataaaacacGAGTATAAAATTTAACTCTAGTGTTTGGATAACTTTAGCTTTCTCCTCCTGCGAAAAAAATGGACTTACAATTCTCTTGTTTGAATATGATAATAATTTTTGGCTAGAACAGAAGGGCAACTTCAACCAAAATGTCAAATATGAATATTCATCTCAAAAATGTGTTTCCTTaagtatatttaatttgttaatgcttACATTGCCACCTCCCATCTGAGGAACGAGAGAAGTAGGAATTAACACGGT
This portion of the Trifolium pratense cultivar HEN17-A07 linkage group LG3, ARS_RC_1.1, whole genome shotgun sequence genome encodes:
- the LOC123914800 gene encoding albumin-2-like — its product is MGPISITSMFPDLNANTPFTTGLNAAMRSNTGKIVFLFSGPQVGSFDYETRRLEQTRSISDAFPHFVGTAFEFGLDAAFNTHGRNEVYIFKGEYYAHFNLVTSEFIGFIRKILTDWPALKRII